A stretch of Aedes aegypti strain LVP_AGWG chromosome 2, AaegL5.0 Primary Assembly, whole genome shotgun sequence DNA encodes these proteins:
- the LOC5572051 gene encoding ubiquinone biosynthesis protein COQ9, mitochondrial isoform X3: MNTLGKITLLHYRCGKGIILHPICASMVYGGLAKTHGVHLVLQSKLCSTSSTGTRETFDEFRAREEQKEKEATTHKIPNSNDGYDEDKNDPKVLAVKESILTAALGYVPTHGWSKKAIAKGAESVNYSSSVNGLFPRNGIEVLDFFHKVCNQNLVEYLKLQASRNDKVQDSATFARKAIEVRLRMLIPYLQHWPQALGLMALPPNAPTSLAHVLTLADDICYYAGDRSVDFNWYTRRIGLASIYKATELYMMQDNSQDFEKTWKFLNRRVEEARVLHDFLVKSEHATLHIQNAVESTFSTARNILGLNFDRR, from the exons GAATAATTCTGCATCCTATATGCGCCTCGATGGTATACGGTGGACTTGCAAAAACCCACGGGGTACATCTTGTCCTTCAAAGTAAGTTATGCAGCACCTCCTCTACTGGAACACGAGAGACGTTTGACGAATTTCGGGCGAGAGAAGAACAAAAAGAAAAGGAAGCAACAACGcataaaattccaaatagcAATGATGGATATGATGAAGATAAAAATGATCCCAAAGTACTGGCTGTGAAGGAGTCAATTCTGACAGCTGCCCTTGGCTATGTACCAACTCATGGGTGGTCCAAGAAGGCTATTGCCAAAGGAGCTGAAAGCGTCAACTATTCTAGCTCAGTCAATGGACTGTTTCCTAGAAACGGCATCGAAGTACTAGATTTTTTCCATAAAGTTTGCAATCAAAACCTAGTTGAATATCTCAAACTACAAGCATCGAGAAACGATAAAGTACAAGATTCAGCAACGTTCGCGAGGAAGGCTATTGAAGTGCGCCTACGTATGTTGATTCCATATTTGCAGCATTGGCCGCAAGCGCTAGGTCTCATGGCATTACCACCAAACGCACCAACGTCACTAGCCCATGTACTAACGCTGGCCGATGATATTTGCTATTACGCTGGTGATCGTTCTGTAGAT TTCAACTGGTATACTCGACGTATTGGTTTGGCAAGCATCTATAAAGCAACGGAGTTGTACATGATGCAAGATAATTCacaggattttgaaaaaacttggAAGTTTTTGAATCGACGGGTTGAGGAAGCTAGAGTATTGCATGATTTTCTCGTCAAGTCGGAACACGCCACGCTGCATATTCAGAACGCCGTGGAATCCACGTTTTCTACA GCTCGTAACATACTTGGGCTGAATTTCGATAGACGGTGA